A genomic window from Streptomyces sp. WMMC940 includes:
- a CDS encoding acetyl-CoA C-acetyltransferase: MTGTNSTTSVIVAGARTPMGRLLGSLKSFSGADLGGFAIKAALDRAGIGGDQVQYVIMGQVLQAGAGQIPARQAAVKAGIPMNVPALTINKVCLSGLDAIALADQLIRAGEFDVVVAGGQESMTNAPHLLPKSRDGFKYGAIEMLDAMAHDGLTDAFEGIAMGESTEKHNTRLGIARPEQDEIAALSHQRAAAAQKNGLFEAEITPVEIPQRKGEPVVFSKDEGIRAETTVESLGKLRPAFAKDGTITAGTSSQISDGAAAVVVMSKAKAEELGLDWIAEIGAHGNVAGPDNSLQSQPSNAIAHALKKDGLEVSDLDLIEINEAFAAVAVQSMKDLGVSPEKVNVNGGAIALGHPIGMSGARIVLHLALELKRRGGGTGAAALCGGGGQGDALIVRVPAK, translated from the coding sequence ATGACCGGAACGAACAGCACCACATCCGTCATCGTCGCCGGGGCGCGTACCCCCATGGGGCGACTGCTCGGCTCGCTCAAGTCCTTCTCCGGCGCCGACCTCGGCGGCTTCGCCATCAAGGCCGCGCTGGACCGTGCCGGCATCGGCGGCGACCAGGTGCAGTACGTGATCATGGGCCAGGTGCTGCAGGCCGGCGCCGGGCAGATCCCTGCCCGTCAGGCGGCCGTCAAGGCCGGCATCCCCATGAACGTCCCGGCCCTCACGATCAACAAGGTGTGCCTGTCCGGACTGGACGCGATCGCCCTCGCCGACCAGCTGATCCGTGCGGGTGAATTCGACGTCGTCGTCGCCGGTGGCCAGGAGTCCATGACCAACGCGCCGCACCTGCTGCCGAAGTCCCGCGACGGCTTCAAGTACGGCGCGATCGAGATGCTCGACGCGATGGCGCACGACGGCCTCACCGACGCGTTCGAGGGCATCGCCATGGGCGAGTCCACCGAGAAGCACAACACCCGCCTCGGCATCGCCCGTCCCGAGCAGGACGAGATCGCCGCGCTGTCCCACCAGCGTGCCGCGGCCGCGCAGAAGAACGGCCTGTTCGAGGCCGAGATCACGCCCGTCGAGATCCCGCAGCGCAAGGGCGAGCCGGTCGTCTTCAGCAAGGACGAGGGCATCCGCGCCGAGACCACCGTCGAGTCGCTCGGCAAGCTGCGCCCCGCGTTCGCCAAGGACGGCACGATCACGGCCGGCACCTCCTCGCAGATCTCCGACGGCGCCGCCGCCGTGGTCGTGATGAGCAAGGCCAAGGCCGAGGAGCTCGGTCTGGACTGGATCGCCGAGATCGGCGCCCACGGAAACGTCGCGGGCCCGGACAACTCGCTGCAGTCCCAGCCGTCCAACGCGATCGCGCACGCCCTGAAGAAGGACGGCCTGGAGGTCTCGGACCTCGACCTCATCGAGATCAACGAGGCGTTCGCCGCCGTGGCCGTGCAGTCGATGAAGGACCTCGGGGTATCCCCGGAAAAGGTGAACGTCAACGGCGGCGCGATCGCCCTCGGCCACCCGATCGGCATGTCCGGCGCGCGCATCGTGCTGCACCTGGCGCTGGAACTGAAGCGGCGCGGCGGCGGGACCGGCGCGGCGGCGCTGTGCGGCGGCGGCGGTCAGGGCGACGCGCTGATCGTCCGCGTACCGGCGAAGTAA
- the scy gene encoding polarized growth protein Scy: MRGYERQESHRADDDHLSRFEAEMDRLKTEREKAVQHAEDLGYQVEVLRAKLHEARRTIASRPAYDSADIGYQAEQLLRNAQIQADQLRSDAERELREVRAQTQRILQEHAEHQARLQAELHAEANQRRQRLDQELAERRQTVEAHVNENVAWAEQLRARSESQARRLLDESRAEAEQGLAAARAEAARVAEQARQRLSSEAESARAEAEAILLRARKDAERLLNAASSQAQEATSHAEQLRSATTAESDQARQQAAELSRGAEQRMQEAEDRLREARTEAEKAVAEAKEAAAKLLASAESANEQRARTAKSEIARLVAEATKEAENLRSEAEQALADAKAEAEKLVAEASDKARTVAAEDSAAQLAKAARTAEEVLNKASEDAKDTTRKAVEEAERIRREAEAEADRLRAEAHDTAEELKGAAKDDTKEYRAKTVELQEEARRLRGEAEQLRSEAVAEGERIRSEARREAVQQIEEAAKTAEDLLTKAKADADDVRSKATTDSERVRTEAIERATTLRRQAEETLERTRTEADRLRTEAEEQADETKAAAERAAAELREETERGVAARRAEAADELTRLHSEAEARLASAEEALTQARTEAERIRREAEAEAERLRAETAERSRTLLEQAEREAERLRTEAASDASASRAEGEAIAVRVRTEAATEAERLKSEAQETADRVRGEAAAAAERVGQEASEALAAAQEEANRRRREAEEILGAARGEADQERELAREQSEELLAAARKRVEDAQTEAQRLVEEADRRATEMVSAAEQTAQQVRDSVSGLQEQAEQEISGLRNAAEHAAERTRTEAQEEADRVRADAYAERERATEDANRVRARADEEAEAARSLAERTVNDAITESDRLRAETSEYAQRMRTEAADALASAEQDAARARAEAREDANRMRSEAAAQADRLVAEATSESDRVTTEASELLSLAEQDAARLRAEAEQVKQDGERRAEELRAAARADGERVLDEARKSADKRRADAAEQADQLIAEAGAEAERLRAEAADTVGTAQQRADRIRAEAERLREEAERAAEQMRSEAREEADRTLDTARKDAAKRRADAAEQVDQLMAKAQEEALRATTEAESQADTMVGAARKEADRLVAEATVEGNSLVEKARTDADELLVGARGDATAIRERAEELRRRVENEVEELHERARRESAEQMKAAGERCDQLVKAAEEQQAEAGAKAKELVSEANSEAGKVRIAAVRKAEALLKEAEQKKAGLVREAEKVKADAEREAERMIEEGKRELDVLVRRREDIQAEISRVQDVLEALESFEAPAGKDGVVKAGASAGITRSSGKSSES, from the coding sequence GTGCGGGGCTACGAACGCCAGGAGAGCCACCGAGCTGACGACGACCACCTCTCGCGGTTCGAAGCCGAGATGGACCGGCTGAAGACCGAGCGGGAGAAGGCCGTCCAGCACGCCGAGGACCTCGGATACCAGGTCGAGGTGTTGCGCGCCAAGCTCCACGAGGCGCGTCGCACCATCGCGTCCCGTCCCGCGTACGACAGCGCCGACATCGGCTACCAGGCCGAGCAGCTGCTCAGGAACGCCCAGATCCAGGCCGACCAGCTGCGTTCGGACGCCGAGCGGGAGCTGCGCGAGGTCCGGGCCCAGACACAGCGCATCCTCCAGGAGCACGCCGAGCACCAGGCCCGTCTGCAGGCCGAGTTGCACGCGGAGGCGAACCAGCGCCGCCAGCGCCTCGACCAGGAGCTGGCGGAGCGCCGGCAGACCGTCGAGGCGCACGTCAACGAGAACGTGGCCTGGGCCGAACAGCTCCGTGCCCGCAGCGAGTCCCAGGCCCGCCGCCTCCTGGACGAGTCGCGCGCCGAGGCCGAGCAGGGGCTCGCCGCCGCCCGCGCCGAGGCCGCGCGGGTCGCCGAGCAGGCCCGGCAGCGGCTCAGCTCCGAGGCGGAGTCCGCCCGCGCCGAGGCGGAAGCCATCCTCCTGCGCGCCCGCAAGGACGCCGAGCGCCTGCTGAACGCCGCCTCCAGCCAGGCCCAGGAGGCCACCAGTCACGCCGAGCAGCTGCGTTCCGCGACGACCGCCGAGTCCGACCAGGCCCGCCAGCAGGCCGCGGAGCTCAGCCGGGGCGCCGAGCAGCGGATGCAGGAGGCCGAGGACAGGCTCCGCGAGGCGCGTACGGAGGCCGAGAAGGCCGTCGCCGAGGCCAAGGAGGCCGCGGCCAAGCTGCTCGCGAGCGCCGAGTCGGCGAACGAGCAGCGGGCCAGGACCGCCAAGTCGGAGATCGCCCGGCTCGTCGCCGAGGCCACCAAGGAGGCCGAGAACCTCAGGAGCGAGGCCGAGCAGGCACTGGCGGACGCCAAGGCCGAGGCGGAGAAGCTGGTCGCGGAGGCGTCGGACAAGGCCCGTACGGTCGCCGCCGAGGACTCCGCCGCACAGCTCGCGAAGGCGGCGCGGACCGCCGAGGAGGTCCTGAACAAGGCGTCCGAGGACGCCAAGGACACCACCCGCAAGGCCGTCGAGGAGGCCGAGCGGATCCGCCGCGAGGCCGAGGCCGAGGCGGACCGGCTGCGCGCCGAGGCCCACGACACGGCCGAGGAGCTGAAGGGCGCGGCGAAGGACGACACCAAGGAGTACCGCGCCAAGACGGTCGAGCTGCAGGAGGAGGCCCGGCGGCTGCGCGGCGAGGCCGAGCAGCTGCGTTCCGAGGCCGTCGCCGAGGGTGAGCGGATCCGCAGCGAGGCGCGCCGTGAGGCCGTCCAGCAGATCGAGGAGGCGGCGAAGACCGCCGAGGACCTGCTGACGAAGGCGAAGGCCGACGCCGACGACGTGCGGTCCAAGGCCACCACGGACAGCGAGCGCGTCCGCACCGAGGCCATCGAGCGGGCCACGACCCTGCGCCGGCAGGCCGAGGAGACGCTGGAGCGCACCCGTACCGAGGCGGACCGGCTGCGCACCGAGGCCGAGGAGCAGGCGGACGAGACGAAGGCGGCGGCCGAGCGCGCGGCCGCCGAGCTGCGCGAGGAGACCGAGCGCGGCGTCGCCGCCCGCCGTGCCGAGGCCGCGGACGAGCTGACCCGGCTGCACTCGGAGGCGGAGGCCCGTCTCGCGTCGGCCGAGGAGGCGCTGACCCAGGCGCGCACGGAGGCCGAGCGGATCCGCCGCGAGGCCGAGGCGGAGGCCGAGCGGCTGCGCGCGGAGACGGCCGAGCGCAGCCGTACGCTCCTGGAGCAGGCCGAGCGGGAGGCCGAGCGGCTGCGCACGGAGGCCGCGTCCGACGCGTCGGCCTCCAGGGCCGAGGGCGAGGCCATCGCCGTGCGAGTGCGCACCGAGGCCGCCACGGAGGCCGAGCGGCTGAAGTCCGAGGCACAGGAGACCGCCGACCGGGTCCGGGGCGAGGCCGCCGCGGCCGCCGAGCGGGTCGGTCAGGAGGCGTCCGAGGCCCTCGCCGCCGCCCAGGAGGAGGCAAACCGGCGCCGCCGCGAGGCGGAGGAGATCCTCGGCGCGGCCCGTGGCGAGGCCGACCAGGAACGGGAACTGGCCCGCGAGCAGAGCGAGGAGCTGCTCGCCGCCGCCCGCAAGCGGGTCGAGGACGCCCAGACCGAGGCCCAGCGGCTGGTGGAGGAGGCGGACCGGCGCGCCACCGAGATGGTGTCGGCCGCCGAGCAGACCGCCCAGCAGGTGCGGGACTCCGTGTCCGGTCTGCAGGAGCAGGCCGAACAGGAGATCTCCGGGCTGCGCAACGCCGCCGAGCACGCGGCGGAGCGCACGAGGACGGAGGCGCAGGAGGAGGCGGACCGCGTCCGTGCCGACGCCTACGCCGAGCGGGAGCGCGCCACCGAGGACGCCAACCGCGTCCGGGCGCGCGCCGACGAGGAGGCGGAGGCCGCCAGGTCGCTCGCCGAGCGGACCGTGAACGACGCGATCACCGAGTCGGACCGGCTGCGCGCCGAGACCTCGGAATACGCCCAGCGGATGCGCACCGAGGCGGCCGACGCGCTGGCCTCCGCCGAGCAGGACGCGGCACGGGCCCGGGCCGAGGCCCGCGAGGACGCCAACCGGATGCGTTCCGAGGCCGCGGCCCAGGCCGACCGGCTGGTGGCCGAGGCCACGAGCGAGTCCGACCGCGTCACGACCGAGGCGTCCGAGCTGCTGTCGCTCGCCGAGCAGGACGCGGCCCGGCTGCGTGCCGAGGCCGAGCAGGTCAAGCAGGACGGCGAGCGTCGGGCCGAGGAGCTGCGGGCGGCCGCCCGGGCGGACGGCGAGCGGGTCCTGGACGAGGCCAGGAAGTCCGCGGACAAGCGCCGGGCCGACGCTGCCGAGCAGGCCGACCAGCTCATCGCCGAGGCGGGCGCCGAGGCGGAACGGCTGCGCGCCGAGGCGGCCGACACCGTGGGCACCGCCCAGCAGCGGGCGGACCGCATCAGGGCCGAGGCGGAGCGGCTCCGCGAGGAGGCCGAGCGCGCCGCCGAGCAGATGCGCTCGGAGGCCCGCGAGGAGGCCGACCGTACGCTCGACACCGCCAGGAAGGACGCGGCCAAGCGCCGCGCGGACGCGGCGGAGCAGGTCGACCAGTTGATGGCGAAGGCGCAGGAGGAGGCGCTGCGCGCCACGACCGAGGCGGAGTCGCAGGCGGACACCATGGTCGGCGCGGCCCGCAAGGAGGCCGACCGACTGGTCGCCGAGGCGACCGTCGAGGGCAACTCCCTGGTGGAGAAGGCCCGTACGGACGCCGACGAGCTGCTGGTGGGGGCGCGCGGCGACGCGACCGCCATCCGGGAGCGCGCGGAGGAGCTGCGCAGGCGCGTCGAGAACGAGGTCGAGGAGCTGCACGAGCGGGCCCGCCGGGAGTCCGCCGAGCAGATGAAGGCCGCGGGCGAGCGCTGCGACCAGCTGGTGAAGGCTGCGGAGGAGCAGCAGGCCGAGGCCGGGGCGAAGGCCAAGGAGCTGGTGTCGGAGGCCAATTCGGAGGCCGGCAAGGTGCGCATCGCCGCGGTGAGGAAGGCGGAGGCACTGCTCAAGGAGGCCGAGCAGAAGAAGGCCGGGCTGGTCCGGGAGGCCGAGAAGGTCAAGGCGGACGCGGAGCGCGAGGCCGAGCGCATGATCGAGGAGGGCAAGCGGGAGCTGGACGTGCTCGTGCGCCGCCGCGAGGACATCCAGGCGGAGATCTCCCGGGTGCAGGACGTGCTGGAGGCGCTGGAGTCGTTCGAGGCTCCGGCCGGCAAGGACGGCGTGGTCAAGGCGGGGGCGTCAGCCGGGATTACACGTTCGAGTGGCAAGTCCTCCGAGAGCTAG
- a CDS encoding cellulose-binding protein — MSDTSSPFGFELVRRGYDRGQVDDRITKLVADRDSALARITSLEKRIEELHLETQNAQAQVNDAEPSYAGLGARVEKILRLAEEEAKDLREEARRAAEQHRELAEGAAQQVRNDAEAFAAERKQKAEDEGVRIVEKAQSEANSLRSDAQKDAQSKREEADALFEETRAKAAQAAADFETNLAKRREQSERDLASRQAKAEKRLAEIEHRAEQLRLEAEKLRTDAERRARQTVETAQRQAEDIVADANAKADRIRSESERELAALTNRRDSINAQLTNVREMLATLTGAAVAATGAPADDEPVSRGVPAQQTR, encoded by the coding sequence ATGAGCGACACTTCCTCCCCCTTCGGCTTCGAGCTCGTGCGGCGTGGGTACGACCGCGGTCAGGTGGACGACCGCATTACCAAACTCGTCGCCGATCGTGACAGTGCTCTCGCACGCATCACCTCACTGGAAAAGCGCATCGAGGAGCTCCATCTCGAAACGCAGAACGCCCAGGCCCAGGTCAACGACGCGGAGCCGTCCTACGCGGGGCTCGGTGCGCGTGTCGAGAAGATCCTCCGCCTCGCCGAGGAGGAGGCGAAGGACCTGCGCGAGGAGGCCCGTCGCGCGGCCGAGCAGCACCGCGAGCTCGCCGAGGGCGCCGCCCAGCAGGTGCGCAACGACGCCGAGGCGTTCGCGGCGGAGCGCAAGCAGAAGGCCGAGGACGAGGGCGTCAGGATCGTCGAGAAGGCGCAGAGCGAGGCGAACTCGCTGCGTTCCGACGCGCAGAAGGACGCGCAGTCCAAGCGCGAGGAGGCGGACGCGCTCTTCGAGGAGACCCGCGCCAAGGCCGCCCAGGCCGCCGCGGACTTCGAGACGAACCTGGCCAAGCGCCGCGAGCAGTCCGAGCGCGATCTGGCGTCTCGTCAGGCGAAGGCGGAGAAGCGCCTCGCGGAGATCGAGCACCGCGCCGAGCAGCTGCGCCTGGAGGCCGAGAAGCTGCGCACGGACGCGGAGCGCCGTGCCCGGCAGACCGTCGAGACCGCGCAGCGCCAGGCCGAGGACATCGTGGCCGACGCGAACGCCAAGGCGGACCGTATCCGCAGCGAATCGGAGCGCGAGCTGGCGGCGCTGACGAACCGTCGCGACTCCATCAACGCCCAGCTGACCAACGTCCGCGAGATGCTGGCCACGCTGACCGGCGCGGCGGTCGCCGCGACGGGTGCCCCGGCGGACGACGAGCCGGTGTCCCGCGGCGTTCCGGCGCAGCAGACCCGCTGA
- a CDS encoding ABC transporter permease, whose translation MASVPAVLQSEWTKIRTVASTTWTLVSAFVVTVVVGALLCALLASTFDELPPAEQATFDPTLVSFSGMVLGQLAMVVFGVLVVGTEYSSGMIRTSLAAVPQRATFLFSKIVVAGLLALVVGMATSFLSFFLGQALLGERATSIGEENVLRAVIGGGLYMGLIAIFSMGVAAMLRSSMLSLGILMPFFFLVSQILAAVPYAKDVARYFPDQAGSKIMQVVPLAMNSEEAPYGPWGGLGIMLLWVAAALLGGFTVLKKRDA comes from the coding sequence ATGGCCTCGGTACCCGCCGTTCTGCAGTCCGAGTGGACCAAGATCCGTACGGTCGCCTCCACCACCTGGACGCTCGTCAGCGCCTTCGTCGTGACGGTCGTCGTCGGCGCTCTGCTCTGCGCGCTGCTCGCCTCGACCTTCGACGAGCTGCCGCCGGCGGAGCAGGCCACCTTCGACCCGACGCTCGTCAGCTTCTCCGGCATGGTGCTGGGACAGCTCGCGATGGTCGTCTTCGGCGTGCTCGTGGTCGGCACGGAGTACAGCTCGGGCATGATCCGCACCTCCCTCGCGGCGGTCCCCCAGCGCGCCACCTTCCTGTTCAGCAAGATCGTGGTGGCCGGGCTGCTGGCGCTGGTGGTCGGAATGGCGACGAGCTTCCTGAGCTTCTTCCTCGGCCAGGCCCTGCTCGGCGAGCGCGCCACCTCCATCGGCGAGGAGAACGTGCTCCGCGCGGTGATCGGCGGAGGGCTCTACATGGGGCTCATCGCGATCTTCTCCATGGGCGTCGCGGCGATGCTGCGCAGCTCGATGCTCTCGCTCGGCATCCTGATGCCGTTCTTCTTCCTGGTGTCCCAGATCCTGGCCGCCGTCCCGTACGCGAAGGACGTGGCCCGCTACTTCCCGGACCAGGCGGGCTCGAAGATCATGCAGGTCGTGCCGCTGGCGATGAACAGCGAGGAGGCCCCGTACGGGCCGTGGGGCGGTCTCGGCATCATGCTGCTCTGGGTGGCGGCGGCGCTGCTCGGCGGCTTCACGGTGCTCAAGAAGCGGGACGCCTGA
- a CDS encoding PepSY domain-containing protein, protein MKRRKRAIAALTAALLAGGGTAAAFAVQDGDGDRGGAAQARAAKITISQAIDSALGAVPGTVTGACLDDGEWEVEVHGTDGDRHDVTLDAATGRITSTERSDGDGHAPSAQDAPVTAARAAEAAESAVPGTVTAVELDHADGPGAPVVWEAEVQGLDGREHELTVDAKTAKVSTEARKASGAESDEDTGRDGEADEHGDVDGQGDAGDHDGDSD, encoded by the coding sequence ATGAAGCGACGCAAGCGGGCCATCGCGGCCCTCACCGCAGCCCTCCTCGCCGGCGGGGGGACCGCCGCCGCCTTCGCCGTCCAGGACGGTGACGGGGACCGGGGTGGCGCGGCGCAGGCCCGGGCTGCGAAGATCACCATCTCCCAGGCGATCGACTCGGCCCTGGGCGCCGTGCCGGGCACGGTCACCGGCGCCTGCCTGGACGACGGCGAGTGGGAGGTCGAGGTCCACGGCACGGACGGCGACCGGCACGACGTGACGCTGGACGCGGCCACCGGGAGGATCACCTCGACCGAGCGCTCGGACGGCGACGGTCACGCACCGTCGGCACAGGACGCCCCGGTCACGGCCGCCCGCGCGGCCGAGGCCGCCGAGTCGGCCGTCCCCGGCACGGTGACCGCGGTCGAGCTCGACCACGCCGACGGTCCCGGCGCGCCCGTCGTCTGGGAGGCCGAGGTCCAGGGTCTGGACGGCCGGGAGCACGAACTGACCGTGGACGCGAAGACGGCGAAGGTCTCGACGGAGGCGCGGAAGGCCTCCGGAGCGGAGTCGGACGAGGACACGGGCAGGGACGGGGAAGCGGACGAGCACGGCGACGTGGACGGGCAGGGCGACGCCGGCGACCACGACGGCGACAGCGACTGA
- the mce gene encoding methylmalonyl-CoA epimerase, whose protein sequence is MLTRIDHIGIACFDLDRTVEFYQATYGFEVFHTEVNEEQGVREAMLKINETSDGGASYLQLLEPTREDSAVGKWLAKNGEGVHHIAFGTADVDGAAGDIRSKGVRVLYDEPRIGSMGSRITFLHPKDCHGVLTELVTSADPTSAEH, encoded by the coding sequence ATGCTGACGCGAATCGACCACATCGGAATCGCCTGTTTCGACCTCGACAGGACCGTCGAGTTCTACCAGGCCACGTACGGCTTCGAGGTCTTCCACACGGAGGTCAACGAGGAGCAGGGCGTACGGGAGGCCATGCTCAAGATCAACGAGACCTCGGACGGCGGCGCCTCCTACCTCCAGCTCCTGGAGCCCACCCGCGAGGACTCCGCGGTCGGGAAGTGGCTGGCCAAGAACGGCGAAGGGGTCCACCACATCGCCTTCGGCACGGCGGACGTGGACGGTGCCGCCGGCGACATCCGGAGCAAGGGCGTGCGGGTGCTCTACGACGAGCCGCGCATCGGTTCGATGGGCTCCCGGATCACGTTCCTGCACCCCAAGGACTGCCACGGCGTCCTCACCGAACTGGTCACTTCCGCCGACCCCACCTCAGCGGAGCACTGA
- a CDS encoding ABC transporter ATP-binding protein: MIELEGLTKRFGSKVAVDHLSFTVRPGVVTGFLGPNGAGKSTTMRMMLDLDNPTSGTVRIDGKHYRELQEPLKYIGALLDAKAMHGGRTAYNNLLCLAQANRIPASRVAEVLDTVGLTAVARKKTKGFSLGMGQRLGIASALLGDPEILMFDEPVNGLDPEGIHWIRNLMKQLAAEGRTIFVSSHLMSEMALTADHLIVIGQGRLLADTSMADFIHQNSRSYVRLRSPQQERLRDVLHQSGLVPVEAGNGTLEIDGATTEQVGELAAEHHIVLHELSSQRASLEEAFMQMTASAVEYHAHSAPGHGPQWAPRDKGA; encoded by the coding sequence ATGATCGAGCTCGAGGGTCTCACCAAGCGTTTCGGCTCCAAGGTCGCGGTCGACCATCTCTCCTTCACGGTGCGGCCGGGCGTCGTGACCGGCTTCCTGGGCCCCAACGGCGCGGGCAAGTCGACGACGATGCGCATGATGCTGGATCTGGACAACCCCACCAGCGGGACGGTCCGGATCGACGGCAAGCACTACCGGGAGTTGCAGGAACCGCTCAAGTACATCGGCGCCCTGCTCGACGCCAAGGCGATGCACGGCGGGCGAACCGCGTACAACAACCTGCTCTGTCTGGCCCAGGCGAACCGGATCCCGGCGAGCCGGGTGGCCGAGGTCCTCGACACGGTCGGCCTGACCGCGGTGGCGAGGAAGAAGACCAAGGGCTTCTCCCTCGGTATGGGGCAGCGGCTGGGCATCGCTTCGGCGCTGCTCGGCGACCCGGAGATCCTGATGTTCGACGAGCCGGTCAACGGGCTGGATCCCGAGGGAATTCACTGGATCCGCAATCTGATGAAACAGCTTGCGGCCGAAGGAAGAACGATCTTCGTCTCCTCCCATTTGATGAGCGAGATGGCCCTCACCGCAGATCACTTGATCGTCATCGGACAGGGGCGACTGCTCGCCGACACATCGATGGCCGATTTCATCCACCAGAACTCGCGCAGTTATGTGCGGCTGCGGTCGCCGCAGCAGGAACGGCTGCGGGACGTGCTCCACCAGTCGGGCCTCGTCCCCGTCGAGGCCGGCAACGGCACGCTGGAGATCGACGGCGCCACCACCGAGCAGGTGGGCGAACTGGCGGCCGAGCACCACATCGTGCTCCACGAACTGAGCTCGCAGCGCGCCTCGCTGGAGGAGGCGTTCATGCAGATGACGGCGAGCGCCGTGGAGTACCACGCGCACTCCGCCCCCGGTCACGGCCCCCAGTGGGCCCCGCGCGACAAGGGAGCCTGA
- a CDS encoding response regulator transcription factor, which translates to MRLLIVEDEKRLARSLAAGLTAEGYAVDVVHDGLEALHRAGENPYDLVVLDIMLPGLNGYRVCGALRSAGNDVPILMLTAKDGEYDEAEGLDTGADDYLTKPFSYVVLVARIKALLRRRGRADRVSPVLRAGDVAVDTAARRVRRGDDEIALTAKEFAVLEQLALRPGEVVGKPEILEHVWDFAYDGDPNIVEVYISSLRRKLGASVIQTVRGAGYRLVDG; encoded by the coding sequence ATGAGGCTGTTGATCGTGGAGGACGAGAAGCGGCTCGCGCGGTCCCTCGCCGCCGGGCTCACCGCGGAGGGCTACGCCGTGGACGTGGTGCACGACGGCCTGGAGGCGCTGCACCGCGCCGGTGAGAACCCGTACGACCTGGTCGTCCTCGACATCATGCTGCCGGGCCTGAACGGCTACCGCGTCTGCGGCGCCCTCCGCTCCGCGGGGAACGACGTCCCGATCCTGATGCTGACCGCGAAGGACGGCGAGTACGACGAGGCCGAGGGGCTCGACACGGGCGCCGACGACTATCTGACCAAGCCCTTCTCGTACGTCGTCCTCGTCGCCCGGATCAAGGCGCTGCTGCGCCGCCGCGGGCGGGCCGACCGCGTCTCGCCGGTGCTGCGTGCCGGGGACGTCGCGGTCGACACCGCCGCCCGCCGGGTCCGCCGCGGCGATGACGAGATCGCCCTCACGGCCAAGGAGTTCGCCGTGCTGGAGCAGCTCGCCCTGCGGCCCGGCGAGGTCGTCGGCAAGCCGGAGATCCTCGAGCACGTCTGGGACTTCGCCTACGACGGCGACCCGAACATCGTCGAGGTGTACATCAGCTCGCTGCGCCGCAAGCTGGGCGCCTCGGTGATCCAGACCGTGCGCGGCGCCGGCTACCGGCTGGTGGACGGGTGA
- the meaB gene encoding methylmalonyl Co-A mutase-associated GTPase MeaB, translating into MVDVPQLVAQAREGRPRAVARLISLVEGASPQLREVMAELAPLTGGAYVVGLTGSPGVGKSTSTSALVTAYRKAGKRVGVLAVDPSSPFSGGALLGDRVRMSEHASDPGVYIRSMATRGHLGGLAWAAPQAIRVLDAAGCDVVLVETVGVGQSEVEIASQADTSVVLLAPGMGDGIQAAKAGILEIGDVYVVNKADRDGADATARELNHMLGLGQSRGPGDWRPPIVKTVAARAQGVDEVVEALEKHRAWMEEHGVLAERRARRAAHEVETIAVTALRERIGDLRGDRRLGTLAERIVAGELDPYAAADELVAGLTGD; encoded by the coding sequence ATGGTGGACGTCCCCCAGCTGGTCGCCCAGGCGAGGGAGGGCCGGCCGCGGGCCGTGGCCCGGCTGATCTCGCTCGTCGAGGGGGCGTCCCCGCAGCTCCGCGAGGTCATGGCGGAGCTCGCACCGCTGACCGGGGGCGCGTACGTGGTGGGTCTGACCGGTTCGCCGGGCGTCGGCAAGTCCACGTCCACCTCGGCGCTGGTGACGGCGTACCGGAAGGCCGGCAAGCGCGTCGGCGTGCTCGCCGTCGACCCGTCGTCCCCGTTCAGCGGTGGTGCGCTGCTCGGGGACCGGGTGCGGATGTCCGAGCACGCCTCCGATCCGGGGGTCTACATCCGCTCGATGGCCACCCGGGGCCATCTCGGCGGACTCGCCTGGGCCGCGCCGCAGGCGATCCGCGTCCTCGACGCGGCGGGCTGCGACGTGGTCCTCGTAGAGACGGTCGGCGTCGGACAGTCCGAGGTGGAGATCGCCTCCCAGGCCGACACGTCCGTGGTGCTGCTGGCGCCCGGGATGGGCGACGGCATCCAGGCCGCGAAGGCGGGGATCCTGGAGATCGGCGATGTGTACGTGGTCAACAAGGCGGACCGCGACGGCGCCGACGCCACCGCCCGCGAGCTCAACCACATGCTCGGGCTGGGCCAGTCCCGGGGGCCGGGCGACTGGCGTCCGCCGATCGTGAAGACGGTGGCCGCGCGGGCGCAGGGCGTCGACGAGGTCGTCGAGGCCCTGGAGAAGCACCGCGCCTGGATGGAGGAGCACGGCGTCCTCGCCGAACGCCGCGCCCGCCGCGCCGCCCACGAGGTGGAGACCATCGCGGTCACGGCCCTCCGCGAACGCATCGGCGACCTCCGCGGCGACCGCCGCCTCGGCACCCTCGCGGAGCGCATCGTCGCGGGCGAACTGGACCCGTACGCGGCGGCGGACGAACTGGTCGCGGGTCTGACGGGCGACTGA